In the Chroococcidiopsis sp. SAG 2025 genome, one interval contains:
- a CDS encoding HAMP domain-containing sensor histidine kinase — protein MVPQTKFKYSYKRILFAYLAATAAILGGFSLTTYNSIGNALKKQSDDRLLTLAQAAIPSFEIVKSQNRQNLQEFPWRKLFAAKTQNWEWFDADGKLLLRQGNRFPSLPLSRNVFHSRWQPIVPIFQQQGELRIATIAVYVSDPKLKTLHLEGYIRVSESTQPLELILTRLRLWLGCQGIAILFIFSISGVHLSQWNSQPLQQSFRQLKQTVTNISHYLRHPLTRITLAIALLAGEAESALPLDRQKLTIVANATDELEHLVEDLLILTRSEVAFLPTELETINIRLEELLLPLLEQFDARATSQGIAFQAQLLPGLSVRGDPIHLSRLFSNLLENAIAYTEKGGSISLAVRKSKRKAIVSVEDTGIGIPPEHHASIFQWFWRSEQAQQQQKGLGLGLAIAQAIVKQHGGEIAVKSQVNVGSCFQVILPLL, from the coding sequence ATGGTTCCTCAAACAAAGTTCAAATATTCCTATAAACGTATATTATTTGCTTACCTAGCAGCAACGGCAGCTATTTTAGGAGGGTTTTCCCTGACGACATACAACTCAATTGGTAATGCTCTAAAGAAACAATCGGACGATCGCCTCTTGACTTTGGCACAAGCTGCAATTCCGAGTTTTGAAATAGTGAAATCTCAAAATCGGCAAAACCTACAAGAGTTTCCTTGGCGCAAACTTTTTGCTGCTAAAACCCAAAATTGGGAATGGTTCGACGCTGATGGTAAATTACTTTTGCGTCAAGGAAATCGCTTTCCTTCTCTTCCACTCTCCCGAAATGTCTTCCATTCTCGCTGGCAACCAATCGTACCTATTTTCCAACAGCAGGGAGAATTACGGATTGCCACCATTGCAGTCTATGTCAGCGATCCAAAGCTGAAAACGCTACATCTAGAAGGATATATTCGGGTGAGCGAATCTACGCAGCCATTAGAATTGATTTTGACTCGGCTGCGGCTATGGCTCGGCTGTCAGGGAATCGCTATTTTATTTATCTTTAGTATCAGTGGCGTTCACCTCAGTCAGTGGAACTCTCAGCCGCTACAACAAAGCTTTCGACAGCTCAAACAGACTGTTACGAATATCTCTCATTATCTCCGCCATCCATTGACGCGAATTACCCTAGCGATCGCACTGCTAGCAGGAGAAGCAGAATCAGCACTACCACTCGATCGGCAAAAACTAACGATCGTTGCTAACGCTACTGACGAACTAGAGCATCTAGTGGAAGATTTACTGATTTTGACTCGGAGCGAGGTAGCTTTTTTACCAACTGAGTTAGAGACAATAAATATTCGCTTAGAAGAACTGCTTTTACCTCTATTAGAACAATTCGATGCCCGTGCTACGTCCCAAGGTATTGCTTTTCAAGCTCAATTGCTACCTGGTTTATCTGTGCGGGGAGATCCAATTCATTTGAGTCGTTTATTCTCAAATTTACTGGAGAACGCGATCGCTTATACGGAAAAAGGAGGTAGTATTTCTCTCGCAGTACGCAAGTCTAAACGCAAAGCGATCGTGTCAGTGGAAGATACAGGCATTGGTATTCCACCAGAGCATCATGCTTCAATATTTCAGTGGTTTTGGCGCTCCGAACAAGCGCAACAACAGCAAAAGGGTTTGGGATTGGGTTTGGCAATTGCTCAAGCAATTGTGAAGCAGCACGGAGGGGAAATAGCTGTTAAAAGCCAAGTGAACGTTGGTAGTTGTTTTCAGGTGATTCTACCCTTACTTTAA
- a CDS encoding metallothionein, with protein MTTVTSMKCACDNCLCVVSLEDAIQKDGKAYCSEACASGHPDGSSGCGHTGCGCG; from the coding sequence ATGACGACAGTAACTTCAATGAAATGTGCTTGTGACAATTGCTTGTGCGTTGTTTCCCTAGAGGACGCGATTCAAAAAGATGGCAAGGCTTACTGTAGCGAAGCCTGTGCTAGCGGTCATCCCGATGGTAGTAGTGGCTGCGGTCACACTGGTTGCGGTTGCGGCTGA
- a CDS encoding YajQ family cyclic di-GMP-binding protein translates to MASTFSFDIVSDFDRQELVNAVDQTSRDIKSRYDLKDTQTTVELGEDTITVNTDSEFTLESVHTILREKAAKRQLSQKIFDFGKVESASGNRVRQEIKLKKGISQEISKQISKSIRDEFKKVQASIQGDAVRVSAKSKDDLQAVMGRLKQEDYPVALQFTNYR, encoded by the coding sequence ATGGCTTCTACTTTTTCCTTCGATATTGTCAGCGACTTCGATCGCCAAGAACTAGTTAATGCTGTCGATCAGACTAGCCGCGATATTAAAAGCCGTTACGATCTCAAAGATACTCAAACGACAGTAGAGTTAGGTGAAGATACGATTACTGTCAACACCGATAGCGAATTTACGCTGGAATCCGTTCATACTATACTGCGCGAAAAAGCTGCAAAGCGTCAATTATCTCAGAAAATTTTCGATTTCGGCAAAGTGGAATCTGCTAGTGGTAACCGCGTCCGGCAAGAAATTAAGCTCAAGAAGGGCATCAGTCAAGAAATTAGCAAACAAATCTCTAAATCGATCCGCGATGAGTTTAAAAAAGTGCAAGCTTCAATTCAAGGTGATGCTGTACGGGTGTCGGCGAAATCTAAAGATGACTTGCAAGCTGTAATGGGACGCTTGAAGCAAGAAGATTATCCCGTGGCTCTACAGTTTACCAATTATCGATAA
- a CDS encoding MAPEG family protein, whose amino-acid sequence MNSQLPTSAIFLFCIAVAAVLVYLPFLLVGYGRVQAGYDMAAPRAMFDKLPPYAQRAAWAHQNSFENFTIFAPAALMAYVTGVDSTLAVGAAIAFVVVRLFYSIFYIANIPLARSLMFAIGSLCSGILFVTSILQVTSY is encoded by the coding sequence ATGAACTCACAACTCCCTACTTCAGCAATTTTTCTCTTTTGTATTGCAGTAGCAGCAGTACTGGTTTATTTACCGTTTCTACTTGTCGGTTACGGGCGAGTGCAAGCTGGCTACGATATGGCAGCTCCTCGCGCTATGTTTGACAAGCTACCACCCTACGCACAACGAGCAGCGTGGGCGCACCAAAATTCATTTGAGAATTTCACCATTTTTGCGCCAGCCGCATTGATGGCATATGTTACGGGAGTTGATTCTACCTTGGCTGTGGGAGCGGCGATCGCCTTTGTGGTAGTGCGATTGTTTTACTCGATATTCTACATAGCTAACATCCCCTTAGCGCGATCGCTGATGTTTGCGATCGGCAGTCTTTGCTCTGGTATCTTGTTTGTTACTAGCATCCTACAAGTGACCAGTTATTAG
- a CDS encoding DNA-processing protein DprA — protein MIEQSQSINVSDVDTLAQELATIQQTGAKRIALLGSRHVPLTHQHLIEMMSYALVLSGNRIITSGATGTNSAAIRGAMRADANMLTVILPQSLERQPLESRQQLEKVMHLVENAKNDQMSLAEASAVCNQEIVSRCQQLICFAFHDSRTLLQTCQEAEDQRKIVTLFYLD, from the coding sequence TTGATCGAGCAGAGCCAGTCTATTAATGTATCCGATGTCGATACCCTTGCCCAAGAGTTGGCAACAATTCAGCAAACGGGCGCAAAACGAATTGCTTTACTGGGGTCGCGTCACGTCCCCCTGACTCATCAGCACTTAATCGAAATGATGAGCTACGCTCTGGTTCTGTCGGGCAATCGGATTATAACTTCCGGTGCGACGGGGACGAACTCAGCCGCTATTCGCGGTGCGATGCGTGCCGATGCGAATATGTTGACGGTAATTCTGCCGCAAAGTCTAGAGCGTCAACCCCTAGAATCGCGCCAGCAATTAGAAAAGGTGATGCATTTAGTAGAAAACGCCAAAAACGACCAAATGTCTTTGGCAGAAGCTAGCGCTGTATGCAACCAAGAGATCGTTTCTCGTTGCCAACAGCTAATCTGCTTTGCTTTCCACGATAGCCGCACGCTTTTGCAAACTTGCCAAGAGGCAGAAGATCAAAGGAAGATCGTGACGCTGTTCTACCTTGACTAA
- a CDS encoding PadR family transcriptional regulator, which translates to MALTHAILARLIDTPLSGYDLAQQFDGSVGYFWAASHQQIYRELSKLEQQGWIAGETVLQTGKPDKKLYYVTEIGKQQLKSWMAEPSEPSPIKDDLLVKIFAGYLAPQAIAIELKRHQKAHQEKLAVYKAIEQKYFSNPQILSETEKFQYLTLLNGISYETHWLSWLDRAIELLK; encoded by the coding sequence ATGGCTTTAACGCACGCGATCCTCGCCAGACTAATCGATACTCCCTTAAGCGGGTACGATCTAGCGCAACAATTTGATGGCTCGGTTGGATACTTCTGGGCAGCAAGCCATCAGCAGATCTATCGAGAACTATCCAAACTAGAACAACAAGGTTGGATTGCAGGCGAAACAGTGCTTCAAACAGGAAAACCAGATAAAAAGCTCTACTATGTAACAGAAATAGGCAAACAACAGCTAAAGTCTTGGATGGCTGAACCCTCAGAGCCTTCACCAATCAAGGACGATTTATTAGTCAAAATTTTTGCAGGTTATCTCGCTCCCCAAGCGATCGCGATCGAGTTGAAGCGTCATCAAAAAGCGCATCAGGAAAAGCTGGCAGTCTACAAAGCTATAGAGCAAAAGTACTTTAGCAATCCGCAAATACTATCCGAAACCGAAAAGTTTCAATACCTCACTCTCCTGAATGGTATTAGCTACGAAACCCATTGGCTGTCTTGGCTTGATAGAGCAATAGAGTTACTTAAATAG
- a CDS encoding monooxygenase family protein yields MSYSIYQVELPGNPEAIAFVNGFLARDRAGLIWMWKNLLWIKNATATAEGCVQVKAGICAANEVVMVSYWRSPQSLQAFFKGKFHRQMMQFVAKHPESLCLYNETYKPTASGKYSHEPQGMATIYG; encoded by the coding sequence ATGAGTTATTCAATCTATCAAGTTGAGTTACCAGGAAACCCCGAAGCGATCGCCTTTGTGAACGGTTTTTTGGCACGCGATCGCGCAGGCTTGATTTGGATGTGGAAAAATCTCTTGTGGATTAAGAACGCAACAGCAACCGCTGAAGGCTGCGTGCAAGTCAAAGCAGGAATTTGCGCTGCTAATGAAGTCGTGATGGTAAGTTATTGGCGATCGCCGCAAAGCTTGCAAGCATTTTTCAAAGGGAAATTTCATCGCCAGATGATGCAATTTGTTGCCAAACATCCTGAGAGTTTGTGTTTATATAACGAGACATATAAACCTACAGCAAGTGGTAAATACTCGCACGAACCGCAGGGAATGGCAACTATTTATGGATAA
- a CDS encoding phosphotransacetylase family protein, with amino-acid sequence MSKAAKFLLIGSTETYSGKSATVLGLSHRLQQMGLDLAYGKPLGSCFSEDTTAAIADADVEFVTKLLKLPPQRVFPTILSLDENAIGKRLRGEDNTDYRERLKQYLQLPAGDLTVLEGPGTLEEGSLFDLRMLQVAEIINASILLVSRYKSAFSVEPLISARRRLGDRLIGVLLNDIPLEQMETVAAEVSPYLEKRSIPVLGMLPSNRLLRSVSVRELVNQLKADVLCRSDRLDLMVESLAIGAMNVNSALRYFGQRRNMAVVTGGDRVEIQLAALESSTQCLILTGKLPAPTFILSKAEELEIPILSVDLDTLTTVEIVDRTFGQVRLHEPFKVECIRQLMAEHFDFNRLLSQLDLSAAVALP; translated from the coding sequence GTGTCGAAGGCTGCTAAGTTTTTGCTAATTGGTTCAACTGAGACTTACAGTGGTAAGTCTGCCACTGTATTAGGTCTATCTCATCGATTGCAACAAATGGGGCTGGATCTTGCCTACGGCAAACCTTTGGGTAGCTGTTTTAGTGAAGATACCACAGCCGCGATCGCTGATGCTGATGTTGAGTTTGTGACTAAACTACTGAAACTCCCACCACAGCGAGTATTTCCCACAATCTTGTCCTTGGACGAAAATGCCATTGGCAAACGCTTGCGAGGAGAAGACAACACCGACTACCGCGAACGCCTGAAGCAATATTTGCAACTTCCGGCAGGCGATTTAACAGTCTTGGAAGGACCGGGAACTCTGGAAGAGGGCAGTTTGTTCGATCTGCGAATGCTGCAAGTGGCTGAAATTATCAATGCTTCAATTCTACTGGTGTCTCGCTACAAATCGGCGTTTTCTGTGGAACCTTTGATTTCAGCGCGACGGCGCTTGGGCGATCGCTTAATTGGCGTGCTACTGAATGATATTCCTCTCGAACAGATGGAAACTGTAGCAGCAGAAGTCAGTCCTTATCTAGAAAAACGCAGTATTCCAGTTTTAGGAATGCTGCCTAGCAACCGCTTACTCAGAAGTGTCAGCGTTAGAGAATTAGTCAATCAGTTAAAAGCAGATGTCCTTTGCCGTTCCGATCGCCTCGATCTGATGGTGGAAAGTTTGGCAATTGGAGCAATGAATGTCAACTCAGCGTTGAGATATTTCGGACAGCGGCGAAATATGGCTGTCGTCACGGGAGGCGATCGCGTTGAAATTCAATTAGCAGCTTTGGAAAGTTCTACTCAATGTCTAATTCTAACGGGCAAGCTTCCCGCACCAACTTTTATCCTTAGTAAAGCAGAAGAACTCGAAATTCCCATCCTCTCAGTCGATCTCGATACGTTAACTACAGTAGAAATCGTCGATCGCACGTTCGGACAAGTGCGCCTGCACGAACCCTTCAAAGTTGAATGCATCCGTCAGTTAATGGCAGAACATTTTGACTTTAATCGCTTATTATCTCAACTCGACCTTAGCGCTGCTGTTGCTTTGCCTTAG
- a CDS encoding ion channel: MKTSFRNIILGAIAFAATILVAITGYVVAGWNLLDAIYMTTITVFGVGYG; this comes from the coding sequence GTGAAAACATCTTTTAGAAATATTATCTTAGGGGCGATCGCTTTTGCTGCGACTATCCTAGTCGCCATTACTGGCTATGTAGTGGCTGGATGGAATTTGTTAGATGCAATTTACATGACTACAATTACCGTTTTTGGTGTGGGGTATGGGTAG